The following proteins are co-located in the Tetrapisispora phaffii CBS 4417 chromosome 4, complete genome genome:
- the PUS7 gene encoding pseudouridine synthase PUS7 (similar to Saccharomyces cerevisiae PUS7 (YOR243C); ancestral locus Anc_8.671) translates to MSESELHDKRPQPDAVGEDDAQTKRFKSDNQQESMTQDLSIREPDVGITGFVSLDHSGFIGQIKQRYTDFLVNEIGLDGKVVHLNDKGFNIPKKPKPSQEEKQKKREEEAAQRAQFQLDPELRKQLVDMLDEEDVQKIECVFKEAQTMETKKFFDDKTDRTNLHILLRKAFNNELESVTTETNTFKIARNNRNSRVNKQILTEQNKDANGVENWGYGPSKEFIHFTLHKENKDTMQAVNLICKFLRIPTKMIRYAGTKDRRGVTVQRLSISKIKLDRLNALNKTLRGMLIGGYEFKDESLNLGDLSGNEFIITIRDVKTKESSTDSLEDTLSKGCESINKNGFINYFGMQRFGTFSISTHVVGRELLMENWEKAANLILSDQENVLPKSKEARQYWEKTKDAAGTLKIMPHDCMAEKALLYSLASQEKESSGDYSSNSYYIAIMKIPRNLRTMYVHAYQSFIWNAVASKRLASFGPKPIVGDLVISEEEQSRVTVEEDSNEFEEDTNQAKFIRARPLTSEDIESGKFTIADIVLPTPGFDIKYPENPELYKAYVDLLAQDNMDPTNMRRKVRDFSMAGSYRNVIHIPQEMEYKIVKYKESTQQLVNTDLEMLNNKRAKDNSQKYMKDKLERYMPDKGGDKTAVVIKFKLGVSAYATMLLRELMKLETSRRGDMCDVSVSDST, encoded by the coding sequence ATGTCAGAATCTGAATTACACGATAAGAGACCTCAGCCAGATGCTGTTGGTGAGGATGATGCTCAAACTAAGAGATTCAAGAGTGATAATCAACAAGAATCAATGACTCAAGATTTAAGCATTCGTGAACCTGATGTTGGGATCACTGGGTTTGTTTCTCTTGATCATTCTGGCTTCATTGGCCAAATCAAGCAAAGGTACACTGATTTCTtagttaatgaaattggATTAGATGGCAAGGTTGttcatttaaatgataaagGTTTTAATATTCCAAAGAAACCAAAACCTTCTCAAGAAGAGAAACAAAAGAAGCGTGAAGAAGAAGCGGCTCAAAGAGCACAATTTCAACTAGATCCAGAACTGAGAAAACAATTAGTAGATATGTtggatgaagaagatgttCAAAAAATCGAATGTGTTTTTAAAGAAGCTCAAACAATGGAGACTAAGAAATTCTTTGACGATAAGACTGATAGAACTAATTTACACATCTTATTAAGAAAAGCCTTTAACAACGAATTAGAGTCTGTCACTACAGAGACAAACACTTTTAAAATTGCAAGAAATAACAGAAATTCTAGAGTTAATAAACAAATTCTAACAGAACAGAATAAAGATGCCAATGGTGTGGAAAACTGGGGTTATGGTCCTAGTAAAgaatttattcatttcaCATTGCATAAAGAGAATAAGGACACCATGCAGGCTGTGAACTTaatttgtaaatttttaagAATACCAACTAAAATGATTAGATATGCAGGTACTAAAGATCGTAGAGGTGTTACAGTACAAAGACTCTcgatttcaaaaattaaactAGATAGATTAAATGCCTTGAATAAAACATTAAGAGGTATGCTTATTGGAGGTTACGAATTCAAAGATGAGTCTTTGAACTTGGGTGACCTGTCTGgcaatgaatttattatcaCTATCAGAGATGTGAAAACTAAAGAATCTTCTACAGACTCCTTAGAGGATACTTTAAGTAAAGGTTGTGAATCTATTAACAAGAATGGTTTTATTAACTACTTCGGCATGCAACGTTTTGGTACTTTCAGTATTTCAACCCATGTTGTTGGAAGAGAACTTCTGATGGAAAACTGGGAAAAAGCAGccaatttaattttatctgaTCAAGAAAATGTTTTACCAAAATCCAAAGAAGCCAGGCAATATTGGGAAAAAACCAAAGATGCTGCCGGTACTCTTAAGATTATGCCTCATGATTGTATGGCTGAAAAagcattattatattctttgGCTTCtcaagaaaaagaaagcaGTGGTGATTACTCTTCAAATTCATACTATATTGCTATTATGAAAATTCCAAGAAACTTAAGAACAATGTATGTCCATGCTTATCAAAGTTTTATTTGGAATGCAGTGGCCTCTAAAAGATTGGCAAGTTTTGGACCAAAACCAATTGTTGGCGACTTAGTAATTtctgaagaagaacaatCAAGAGTTACAGTGGAAGAAGATtcaaatgaatttgaagaagatacAAACCAAGCTAAGTTTATCCGTGCAAGACCCTTGACCTCAGAGGATATAGAGTCAGGCAAATTCACTATTGCCGATATTGTTTTACCAACTCCCGGATTCGATATTAAATATCCTGAGAATCctgaattatataaagcATATGTTGACCTATTAGCTCAAGATAACATGGACCCAACCAATATGAGAAGAAAGGTCCgtgatttttcaatggCCGGTTCTTATAGAAATGTGATTCATATACCACAAGAGATGGAGTATAAAATAGTTAAGTACAAGGAATCAACACAACAGTTAGTGAACACCGATCTTGAAATGTTAAACAATAAACGTGCTAAGGATAACAGCCAGAAATATATGAAAGATAAACTTGAACGTTACATGCCAGATAAAGGGGGTGATAAAACAGCTGTCGTCATAAAATTCAAACTTGGTGTATCTGCATATGCTACAATGTTATTACGtgaattgatgaaattagaAACTTCTCGTCGTGGTGACATGTGTGATGTGTCCGTCTCTGATTCCACTTAG
- the ESA1 gene encoding NuA4 histone acetyltransferase complex catalytic subunit ESA1 (similar to Saccharomyces cerevisiae ESA1 (YOR244W); ancestral locus Anc_8.673), giving the protein MSPPTEEKREGIPRKVETVEEILIKCECWVKKDNEERLAEILSINSRRSPPKFYVHYVDFNKRLDEWITTDRINLEKDVIFARPKEIEEEQTPKKKLKKRKKQSGAGQETTSAVASDDEKIKSETPESTGVMDLDNLNVQGLRDEEITREEEIKKLRTSGSMTQNPHEVARVRNLSKVIMGMYEIEPWYFSPYPIELTDLDTIYIDDFTLEYFGSKKQYERNRKKSTLRHPPGNEIYRDDFVSFFEIDGKKQRTWCRNLCLLSKLFLDHKTLYYDVDPFLFYCMTRKDELGHHLVGYFSKEKESAEGYNLACILTLPQYQRMGYGKLLIQFSYELSKIEGKVGSPEKPLSDLGLLSYRAYWAEVLINTLVEHSNEITIDEISSITSMTTTDILHTAKTLNILRYYKGQHIIFLSQEVLDKYNQMKEKKRRSINPQYLNWVPPVFTAAQLRFAW; this is encoded by the coding sequence ATGTCTCCACCTACAGAGGAGAAAAGGGAAGGCATTCCTAGAAAAGTTGAGACAGTGGAAGAGATTCTTATCAAATGTGAATGTTGGGTCAAGAAGGATAATGAAGAGAGATTAGCTGAAATTTTATCGATAAACTCACGTAGATCGCCTCCTAAGTTTTATGTCCATTACGTTGATTTCAATAAACGTTTAGATGAATGGATCACTACGGACAGAATTAATTTGGAGAAAGATGTTATCTTTGCGAGACCTAAGGAGATCGAAGAGGAACAAACTCCAAAGAAGAAGCTGAAGAAACGTAAGAAACAATCAGGAGCTGGTCAAGAGACAACTTCTGCTGTCGCATCAGATGATGAGAAGATAAAATCAGAGACTCCAGAGAGTACCGGTGTGATGGATTTAGACAATTTAAATGTGCAAGGTCTTCGTGATGAAGAGATAACGAGAGAGGAAgagataaaaaaattgagaaCTTCTGGGTCAATGACGCAAAATCCACATGAAGTTGCAAGAGTCAGGAACTTAAGCAAAGTTATCATGGGTATGTATGAAATTGAACCATGGTATTTTTCTCCCTATCCGATTGAATTGACAGACTTAGACACTATATATATCGATGACTTTACTCTAGAATATTTTGGATCAAAAAAACAGTACGAAAGAAACAGAAAGAAATCAACACTTAGACATCCACCAGgaaatgaaatttataGAGACGATTTTGtgtcattttttgaaattgatggAAAGAAACAAAGGACGTGGTGCAGAAATTTATGTTTgctttcaaaattattctTGGATCATAAAACATTATACTATGATGTCGatccatttttattttattgtatGACACGAAAGGATGAATTGGGCCATCATTTGGTCGGATACTTTTCAAAGGAAAAGGAATCTGCTGAAGGTTATAATTTAGCATGTATTCTAACTCTACCACAATACCAGAGAATGGGTTATggtaaattattaattcaattttcaTATGAATTATCAAAGATCGAGGGTAAAGTCGGTTCTCCAGAAAAACCACTATCTGATTTGGGTCTGTTGTCTTACAGAGCATATTGGGCTGAAGTGTTAATAAATACTTTAGTTGAGCATAGTAATGAAATAACAATCGATGAAATCAGTTCTATAACTTCAATGACTACTACAGATATACTGCATACGGCCAAAactttgaatattttaaggTATTATAAAGGTCAacatattatatttttaagtCAAGAGGTTCtagataaatataatcaaaTGAAGGAAAAGAAGAGGAGATCTATTAATCCCCAATACTTAAATTGGGTTCCACCTGTATTTACAGCGGCACAATTAAGATTTGCATGGTAA
- the RRD2 gene encoding peptidylprolyl isomerase RRD2 (similar to Saccharomyces cerevisiae RRD2 (YPL152W); ancestral locus Anc_8.674) codes for MLPQKRLLTNADMEIWDRSQTQADLLNFLKQLAKSVEGKENTDYTLPISQPVESMMKLLHKVQSILFKHPVVKDAHSSRFGKVEFRDFYDDLTSQSKTLLKECFPSLTDSQIEQLYVYVDESWGNKQRIDYGSGHELNFMCFIYGLTSFKIFDLERDATNLVLKVFIQYLKLMRVLELQYWLEPAGSHGVWGLDDYHFLPFLFGAYQLSTHKHLKPSSIHNDDLIEMFADKYLYFGCIEFINSVKTTTTLRWHSPMLDDISGVKKWSKVAEGMFKMYEAEVIKKLPIMQHFYFNDMFLICPENVSPPREHIHDGGEEDECLAEGHAHSTYGDCCGIKVPSAIAASQINAMNKNKPLPFD; via the coding sequence ATGCTTCCTCAGAAAAGGTTGCTTACTAACGCAGATATGGAAATATGGGACAGGTCCCAAACCCAAGCTGATCTTCTCAACTTCTTGAAACAATTAGCAAAATCTGTGGAAGGAAAGGAAAATACAGATTACACATTACCTATAAGCCAGCCTGTGGAGTCCATGATGAAGTTACTACATAAAGTGCAGtcaattctttttaaaCATCCAGTGGTCAAAGATGCACATAGTTCTAGGTTTGGTAAGGTAGAATTTAGGGACTTTTACGATGATTTAACTTCTCAATCAAAAACCTTATTGAAGGAATGCTTTCCTTCATTAACGGATTCTCAAATAGAGCAATTATACGTTTACGTCGACGAGTCATGGGGCAATAAGCAAAGAATCGATTATGGTTCTGGTcatgaattaaattttatgtGTTTTATTTATGGATTAACtagttttaaaatatttgatttggAAAGAGATGCAACAAATCTAGTGCTGAAGGTGTTTATTCagtatttaaaattaatgagAGTTCTGGAATTGCAATATTGGTTGGAACCTGCAGGGTCTCATGGTGTCTGGGGGCTGGATGACTACCACTTCTTACCATTTTTATTCGGTGCCTATCAATTATCTACACATAAACATTTGAAACCATCATCCATTCATAACGATGATCTAATTGAAATGTTTGctgataaatatttatacttCGGTTgcattgaatttattaattcagTAAAGACGACCACAACGTTAAGGTGGCACTCACCAATGTTAGATGATATCAGTGGTGTCAAAAAATGGTCGAAAGTTGCAGAAGGTATGTTTAAAATGTATGAGGCTGAAgtaataaagaaattgcCTATCATgcaacatttttatttcaatgatatgtttttaatttgtCCTGAGAATGTTTCACCTCCAAGAGAGCATATTCATGATGGGGGCGAAGAAGATGAATGCTTAGCTGAAGGTCATGCACATTCAACGTATGGTGATTGTTGTGGTATCAAAGTACCGAGTGCAATTGCAGCTTCTCAAATTAATGCAATGAATAAGAATAAACCTTTACCATTTGATtga
- the DGA1 gene encoding diacylglycerol O-acyltransferase (similar to Saccharomyces cerevisiae DGA1 (YOR245C); ancestral locus Anc_8.675): MMKHDNISLRLRSSVVKTDVPIINTLHCDINTPLQRRLQTLACAWHITSMGMFSVLFLLLIAFPRFWIVIIPYMVYYMFDRSPADGNVVKRYSPFFRSLLLWKYYCNYFPISLHKTVDLEPTFNENGERVGPKYIFGYHPHGIGALGAFGAFATEGCNYSSLFPGIPISLMTLVTQFHIPIYRDYLMALGITSVSRKNALKVLGNDQSICIVIGGAMESLLCQVNKVDLVIKKRKGFVKLAITSGNTHLVPVFSFGETNSYKIIQTKDGSFLRNIQLWIKETFSFTIPFFYARGVFNYDFGLLPFRTPMNIVVGKPIIIKEFTTDPSNEMVDYYHDLYVEELKKIYYDNKDKYGFKNVELNLAD, from the coding sequence ATGATGAAGCATGATAATATAAGTTTGCGTCTGAGGAGCAGTGTTGTTAAGACAGATGTACCGATTATTAATACGCTGCATTGTGATATCAACACTCCATTACAGAGAAGGTTGCAAACGCTAGCATGTGCCTGGCACATCACTTCAATGGGGATGTTTTCCGTTTTATTTCTGTTACTCATTGCTTTCCCAAGGTTTTGGATTGTAATTATTCCATATATGGTGTACTACATGTTCGACAGATCACCTGCTGATGGTAATGTTGTTAAGAGGTATTCTCCATTTTTCAGGAGTTTGTTGCTTTGGAAATACTATTGTAATTATTTCCCAATTTCTTTGCATAAGACGGTCGATTTGGAGCCTACCTTCAATGAGAATGGTGAAAGGGTAGGaccaaaatatatatttggttATCATCCTCACGGAATTGGTGCTTTAGGTGCATTCGGTGCTTTTGCTACTGAAGGTTGTAACTACTCAAGCTTATTCCCAGGGATCCCTATATCGTTGATGACATTGGTGACCCAATTCCACATCCCAATTTATAGAGACTACCTAATGGCCCTGGGGATCACATCTGTATCAAGGAAAAATGCATTGAAAGTGCTGGGAAATGACCAATCAATTTGTATAGTAATTGGAGGGGCGATGGAGTCACTGCTGTGCCAGGTTAATAAAGTTGATTTGGTAATTAAGAAGAGGAAAGGTTTTGTCAAATTGGCAATAACTTCAGGAAATACTCATTTGGTTCCAGTATTCAGTTTTGGAGAAACAAATTCatacaaaataatacaaacaAAAGATGGCTCATTCTTAAGAAATATACAACTGTGGATAAAAGAAACGTTCAGTTTTACAATCCCTTTCTTCTATGCAAGAGGTGTTTTTAATTATGACTTTGGTTTACTACCGTTTAGAACACCAATGAATATTGTAGTTGGGAAAccaattataattaaagaattcaCAACTGACCCCTCAAATGAAATGGTTGATTATTATCACGACTTATACGTCGAAgaactgaaaaaaatatattacgACAACAAGGATAAATATGGCTTCAAAAATGTAGAGTTGAATCTTGCTGATTAA
- the PEP4 gene encoding proteinase A (similar to Saccharomyces cerevisiae PEP4 (YPL154C); ancestral locus Anc_8.677): MLLQLSQLLPLALLLLGASDVVEGKKFTSKIYKRDINNEQLKDFTFKEQIQQLGMKYLRNFEKFNPEVQFQANHPFGQNVFSTNPLNEGGSHNVPLSNYLNAQYYTDISLGTPKQNFKVILDTGSSNLWVPSKDCTSLACYLHSKYDHDESTTYEKNGTKFTIQYGSGSMDGYISRDTLIIGDDLVIPEQDFAEATSEPGLAFAFGKFDGILGLAYDTIAVNKVVPPFYNAIKQGILDENKFAFYLGDTNKDNKSGGEATFGGYDKSKFTGDITWLPVRRKAYWEVKFDSIALGDEVASLDGYGAAIDTGTSLITLPSGLAEVINTQIGAKKSWSGQYTIDCDTRDALPDMTFNFNGYNFTVSPYDYTLEMSGSCISAITPMDFPEPVGPLAIIGDAFLRKYYSIYDLDNNAVGLAKSI, encoded by the coding sequence atgtTGCTACAACTATCTCAGTTATTGCCATTGGCTTTGTTACTGCTTGGCGCATCTGATGTTGTGGAAGGGAAGAAGTTTACCTCTAAGATTTACAAGAGGGATATCAACAATGAGCAACTCAAGGATTTCACTTTCAAGGAGCAGATCCAACAGTTGGGGATGAAATATTTGCGTAACTTTGAAAAGTTCAACCCAGAGGTTCAATTCCAAGCAAACCATCCTTTTGGACAAAATGTATTCTCTACTAATCCGTTGAATGAAGGGGGTTCTCACAATGTGCCATTATCAAACTATTTGAACGCTCAGTACTACACTGACATTTCTCTTGGTACTCCAAAACAGAATTTTAAAGTCATTCTGGACACAGGTTCTTCCAATTTGTGGGTCCCATCAAAGGACTGTACTTCTTTGGCTTGTTACTTGCATTCCAAGTATGATCATGACGAATCGACTACTTATGAAAAGAATGGCACTAAATTCACTATTCAGTACGGTTCTGGCTCTATGGACGGCTACATTTCAAGAGATACTTTGATCATTGGTGATGATCTAGTCATTCCAGAACAAGATTTTGCTGAAGCCACTAGTGAACCAGGCTTGGCTTTTGCATTTGGTAAATTCGACGGTATTTTAGGTCTAGCTTACGACACCATTGCTGTCAATAAAGTTGTTCCACCGTTTTACAACGCAATTAAGCAAGGCATTTTAGATGAAAATAAGTTTGCCTTCTATTTAGGAGATACAAACAAAGACAACAAGAGCGGTGGTGAAGCTACTTTTGGTGGTTACGacaaatcaaaatttacaGGTGATATCACCTGGTTACCAGTCAGACGTAAGGCCTACTGGGAAGTCAAATTCGATTCTATTGCTTTAGGTGATGAAGTTGCCTCTCTAGATGGCTACGGTGCTGCGATCGACACTGGTACTTCTTTAATCACTTTACCATCTGGTTTAGCCGAAGTCATCAACACTCAAATTGGTGCTAAGAAGTCATGGTCTGGTCAATACACTATTGACTGTGATACAAGAGACGCTCTACCAGACATGACCTTCAACTTCAACGGTTATAACTTCACCGTTTCTCCATACGACTACACTCTAGAGATGTCCGGCTCCTGTATTTCCGCTATCACCCCAATGGACTTCCCAGAACCAGTCGGCCCACTAGCTATCATTGGTGACGCTTTCTTAAGAAAGTACTACTCCATCTACGATCTAGATAACAACGCCGTCGGTCTAGCCAAGTCTATTTAA
- the KIP2 gene encoding Kip2p (similar to Saccharomyces cerevisiae KIP2 (YPL155C); ancestral locus Anc_8.678), whose translation MFPPQSPSLRSVGSFNNLKKGNRFGTTSTTTTRSSSPIRSVSSHSDGQYHHSIKSRIIRNNPNSNQQTHEAYTGKIIVAIRPKPISNNEKKVWNIVDNKRIAHDDVGEFRLDRIFDCDVSNLEIYSELCKPLIDKLAMGYNATLFAYGMTGSGKTFTMSGTQEDTGLIPLSISHLFNTINEENLLGKKKYEMLVSYMEIYNEKLYDLLDTNVEGVNFGYSSNLQTPPRFGNSFNSAQDLRIRDDAQYGIKVVGLSEHRCSSKDDLMKWVRIGDKNKKISETEYNSRSSRSHSILLVRLIATDLETGIVTTSTLSLCDLAGSEKATSQQERRKEGAFINKSLLALGTVIAKLSSESNQHRNADNVNHQETSNPNNSHIPYRDSKLTRILQPALSGNSIITTICTVDIRSDASSETLNTLRFASRAKNVSLHVTKKQNVSKDEEKDKLIFTLIQQLEEQKKLIDDMNVNKMSGNVLNFEKHAVPFANEMVANANSGPNNNIDTSRTEKSNIVDPSYALLESENKVLKFKLEHCENLLDKDIVELQDRQMINIVEMLPDGVGTLLEMKFQGLESQIRQYKLYTANLEKRLASNKNDENRHNSGSNMVIPINSAQGSRIASNNSDISMADNCSEEDPYDIIRHKEEEIKELKKGLERKDKMIEALQSARRLRHRALKPLAEANLLYENEQENRGFNNLER comes from the coding sequence ATGTTTCCTCCACAATCGCCTTCATTAAGGTCAGTTGGATCATTCAACAATTTGAAGAAAGGCAACAGGTTCGGCACTACTTCAACCACTACAACGAGATCGAGCTCTCCTATAAGATCCGTCTCGTCTCATTCCGATGGGCAATACCATCACAGTATAAAGAGTCGtattattagaaataatCCAAACAGTAATCAGCAAACACATGAAGCCTATACCGGTAAGATAATAGTAGCTATTAGACCTAAACCAATATCCAACAACGAGAAGAAAGTGTGGAATATAGTCgataataaaagaatagCACATGATGATGTTGGCGAGTTCAGATTAGATCGGATCTTCGATTGTGACGTTTCCAATTTGGAAATATATTCAGAGCTATGTAAGCCATTAATCGATAAATTGGCAATGGGGTATAACGCGACTCTCTTTGCGTACGGTATGACTGGTTCAGGGAAAACGTTTACTATGAGCGGGACTCAAGAGGATACTGGGTTGATTCCATTATCGATATCACATTTATTCAATACCattaatgaagaaaatctACTGGGGAAAAAAAAGTATGAAATGTTGGTATCGTATATGGAAATTTATAATGAGAAATTGTATGATCTGTTAGATACAAATGTGGAAGGAGTTAATTTTGGCTACAGTAGTAATTTACAGACTCCGCCGAGGTTTGGTAATAGTTTCAACAGTGCACAAGATTTGAGGATACGGGATGATGCACAATATGGTATTAAAGTGGTCGGTTTATCGGAGCACAGGTGTTCTTCAAAGGACGACTTAATGAAATGGGTTAGAATTGGtgataagaataaaaagATTAGTGAAACAGAATATAACTCAAGGAGTTCCAGATCACATTCGATTCTGCTGGTGAGATTAATTGCAACTGATTTGGAAACTGGAATTGTGACGACAAGTACACTTTCGCTGTGTGATTTGGCTGGCTCCGAAAAAGCAACAAGTCAACAAGAAAGACGAAAGGAAGGTGCATTTATAAATAAGTCATTGCTTGCATTGGGTACTGTCATTGCAAAGCTAAGTTCAGAATCTAATCAGCATAGAAATGCAGATAATGTTAACCACCAAGAAACCTCTAATCCAAATAACAGCCATATTCCTTATCGTGATTCTAAGCTGACACGTATTTTACAACCGGCATTAAGTGGAAATAGTATTATAACCACTATATGCACTGTCGATATCCGATCGGATGCTTCTTCAGAAACATTGAATACCCTAAGATTTGCTTCTAGAGCTAAAAATGTATCACTTCATGTAACTAAAAAGCAAAATGTCAGTAAggatgaagaaaaagataaacTAATATTTACTTTGATACAACAGTTggaagaacaaaaaaaattaatagatGATATGAATGTCAATAAAATGAGCGGTAATGtcttaaattttgaaaaacatGCGGTACCTTTTGCAAATGAGATGGTAGCAAATGCAAATAGTGGCcccaataataatatagaCACATCAAGAACTGAAAAAAGTAATATCGTGGATCCCAGTTATGCCCTGTTAGAAAGTGAGAATAAAGTATTGAAGTTCAAATTAGAACATTGTGAAAACTTGTTAGATAAAGATATTGTAGAGTTACAAGATCGTCAAATGATTAACATTGTTGAAATGTTACCAGATGGTGTAGGTACTCTGttagaaatgaaattcCAAGGTCTTGAATCGCAGATCAGgcaatataaattatacaCAGCAAACTTAGAAAAGAGACTAGCTTCgaataaaaatgatgagAATAGGCACAACAGTGGTTCCAATATGGTTATTCCAATCAATAGCGCACAGGGGAGCCGTATTGCTTCAAATAACAGCGATATATCCATGGCTGATAATTGTTCTGAAGAAGACCCATACGACATAATTAGGCATAAGGAAGAGGAGATAAAAGAGCTTAAGAAAGGGTTAGAACGCAAGGACAAAATGATTGAAGCCCTGCAAAGTGCCAGAAGGTTGAGACACCGGGCACTAAAACCACTAGCTGAAGCAAATTTACTCTACGAAAATGAGCAAGAGAATAGAggatttaataatttagaaaGATAG